Genomic DNA from Thermoplasmata archaeon:
ATACACCATCTATATAAAGATAGCAGATGTCTGTATTCACTTTCCCTCTCTCAAAAACCTTGCTGCTTCTTCTGGTGGCATTGGATTTATATAGAAACCAGTCCCTCTTTCAAACCCTGCTGGATTTGTGAGTCTTGGTGTAATTTCTAGATGCCAATGATAGAATCTATAGTCTTTGCCATCGCATGGAGCAGTGTGAATGTAAAAGTTGTATGGGGGGTTATCCAGGAGTTTGTGGTATCTGCTTAAAGTTTCTTGGAGAATCATTGCGAAGTATCTTCGTTCAGTATCATCCATGTCTTCAAAGTAGGGGTCATGACGTTTTGGTAGAATCCAGAGTTCAAAAGGAAATCTGGGTGCATAAGGAGACAGGGTGATGAAATACTCATTTTCGAGCACGATTCGCACTTTCTCTTCTAGCTCGGTAGAGACGATCTCGTCGTAGATGCAGATGCCACCAGTAAAACTGTAGTAGTTGTAGGCATCCCTTAATTCTTCCATGATGTGTTTCGGAATCATGGGTGTTGCTATCAGTTGGGAGTGAGGATGCGACAATGAGGCACCCGAACCCCGCCCATGATTTTTGAAAATCAGCATGTACTTAAACCTAGTATCTCTCTTCAAATCAAGATACCTATCTTTGTAGGCATTTACAATTTCTTCCACCTGCTTTAGAGGCATTGTTGCAATTGTTGCATCATGTTCTGGACTTTCAATGATGACCTCATGGGCTCCTACTCCGTTCATCTTGTTAAAAACCTGGACAATTCTGTGATTCACATCTCCCTCAATTCTAAGCGCGGGAAACTTGTTGGGCACCACCCTGAGCCACCATTGAGGAGTGTTAGGTGCAGTGTTTCCAGGTCTGTAAGCTAAAATTTCTGGTGGTGTCATATGCTCTCTACCTGGGCAGAAAGGACAGGTCTCTTTTGAGGTAGGTACTTCTGGTTCCTTTTTAAAATCAGAGGGACGTTGAGCTCGCTCAGTTGAAATCACAACCCAGCAGTCAGTAATATAATCTTTCCTCAGTTCGGGCATTGTGTAATGCTAATTCAAATCTATTATATAAAGGCATTTGTTGAGGTGGTCTCACTTCTTCTAATTAGAAAATTGGTGAAGTATCACAAATTTTTCCTTATAAAAATCACGAAGATACCCGAATCACAAGCCCAAAAACTGAGGAAGTAGGGGAGTATGTATGTACTTCGTGGTATTCCACACTACTTTCCATACCCTCCCCTCTCACATTTCTCTTTATCTCTTCCGCTTTTTTCTCTATTTCAGTTCTTTCGCATATTGTATAAAGAAAGATTTTCCCATTTTTTTTCAGTTTCTTTATGGCATCCAGTAAGAATTTTTCAGCACTGTGGGGTAGGTTCATAATGATGTAGTCAGCATCTGGCAGTTTCTGAATTTCAGCAACAGCGTCACCGCAGGCCGGAAACACATTTTTTATATGATTACGTGCAATATTCTTAAGAAGCAAGGTGTATGCATCTGGGTTTTTGTCTATCGCATAAACACTTGCCTCTGGATGTTTCTTGGCAATTGTAATTGAAAAAGGACCAATGCCGGCAAACATATCGATTACGACGGATGGTGAAACAATTTCGGAGCATACAAACTGACGTTCATTTGCCAATCTAGGAGAGAAGTAAACTTTTGCAAGGTCAACTTCAAAAACTAATCCATATTCTTTATGTAATGTGATAGTTTTTTTCTCACCTGCAACAAATCTAACCTTTCTAACTCTAAAATCCCCTTCTACACCCTCGTCTGCGAGCACTGTTTTAATTGATGGATGGGCTTTTATCAGAGCATTTCCGATCTCTTTCTCATATGGCTTGATAATTTCCACCAGTTTAATTATTGCAATATCTCCTACGATGTCAAAGCTTGAAGGGAGCTTTGCCTTAATTTCTGGGGGCAGTGAAAGAAGCTCAGAGTAATGTTTAGGTCTTTCGAAACTTCTCTCAAGCTCCATTTCAACAATATCTATATGTCTCTCTGCTAAAATGGTAAATCTATCTACTATCTCTTTTAAAGGAATATATACAAAATTCTCGTCTCTCTCGATTCTGTATTTGTTCTCAAATAACCCGATTTTTTTAATTTCTTGGAGAGCTTTGTCAGCATTTTGCCTTTCAACCTTTGCACATTTCACCATTTTTTACACATCCACAACGATTTTCTCTTTTTTCAGATACGCCCTTGCCATTCTGGGTGTATTGTATGCAAATCCAACGGTACCATCGCTCCTGAGAAGGATTATGCCAGCAAATGATCCTGTTTTCATCTCAAGGAATTTTATTACTTCTTTACAGGCGATATCTGGAGAAATGCCATTTTCAACAGTTTCGCACGCTCTAAATGTGATAAGACATCGTAATATTGCTTCACCATAACCAGTTGCTGAAGCACCTGCAATGGAATTTGCGAAGGCACCAGCGCCGGGGATCGGCGAATCACCGACTCTACCTGGTAGTTTGTGAGGAGTTCCTCCTGTGGAAGTTCCTGCAACTATCGTACCATCTTTGTCAAGAGCTACAGCACCCACAGTACCATGATGAAAGAATGCACTTGGGTGAAGATTTTTCGTTTTCAAATCTTCAAATCTCTTTCTCTCCCGCTCTACCACAAAGTAAGAGTTATCCACAATCTCAAGTCCGTGTTTCCTAGCGTACTCATCTGCTCCATTTCCAGCAAGGATTGACACCTCATTTTCTCGCATCAGTATTCTAGCGAGCTTTATCGGATTCTTTACTGTCTTTACGCCCATACAGGATCCGAAGCACATTCTATTGCCATCATACATTATGGCGTCGAGTTCAACCTCACCAGTTTTGTTGAGAAACGAACCTTTTCCTGCATCGAACACAGGATCATCTTCCAACCAGGCAATTGCAGCTTCTACTGCCTCTTCAGAAGTGCCACCATTCTTTAACAAGTCAAGTCCTATTTCCAGTGCTTTTTTTACGCCTTTGATGTGTGGTTCTACAAGCTCATCAGGGATATCCCATGCACCACCGTGTACAATCATGCTGTACATTCTGCCACCAAACGGGGCAAAAAGAAGGGAGATAAAAAGATTTATTTTTCAGTCATCTCGTACTCCATCCTCCGTTACAGAAAACACTGCCTCTGCCTCTGGGAGATTTGGAGAATCAATCAATCGCGCGATTCGTTTGTTGCCCTTACTTTTTCGCAAGTAAATTCTAAAGGTAGATGTGTGGGCCACAATGTTGCCTCCGATTGGTTTAGTCGGGTCCCCAAAGAATACGTCAGGTCTAGCTGAAACCTGGTTTGTGACAAGAATCACTGCGTTGTGGATGTCACCAAATCTCAGTAGTTCATGCATGTGCTTGTTCAATTGCTGTTGTCGTTCAGCAAGTGCACCCCTGCCAATGTATTCTGCCCTGAAGTGAGCGGTAAGAGAATCCACAATGAGAAGACGGACGTTGTGTTCCTTTGCAATTTCATTCACTTTCTCCATCAACAGCATCTGATGATTGGAGTTGTATGCTCTTGCCACATGAATTTTTTTC
This window encodes:
- a CDS encoding class I SAM-dependent methyltransferase family protein translates to MVKCAKVERQNADKALQEIKKIGLFENKYRIERDENFVYIPLKEIVDRFTILAERHIDIVEMELERSFERPKHYSELLSLPPEIKAKLPSSFDIVGDIAIIKLVEIIKPYEKEIGNALIKAHPSIKTVLADEGVEGDFRVRKVRFVAGEKKTITLHKEYGLVFEVDLAKVYFSPRLANERQFVCSEIVSPSVVIDMFAGIGPFSITIAKKHPEASVYAIDKNPDAYTLLLKNIARNHIKNVFPACGDAVAEIQKLPDADYIIMNLPHSAEKFLLDAIKKLKKNGKIFLYTICERTEIEKKAEEIKRNVRGEGMESSVEYHEVHTYSPTSSVFGLVIRVSS
- a CDS encoding isoaspartyl peptidase/L-asparaginase, which gives rise to MYSMIVHGGAWDIPDELVEPHIKGVKKALEIGLDLLKNGGTSEEAVEAAIAWLEDDPVFDAGKGSFLNKTGEVELDAIMYDGNRMCFGSCMGVKTVKNPIKLARILMRENEVSILAGNGADEYARKHGLEIVDNSYFVVERERKRFEDLKTKNLHPSAFFHHGTVGAVALDKDGTIVAGTSTGGTPHKLPGRVGDSPIPGAGAFANSIAGASATGYGEAILRCLITFRACETVENGISPDIACKEVIKFLEMKTGSFAGIILLRSDGTVGFAYNTPRMARAYLKKEKIVVDV
- the galT gene encoding galactose-1-phosphate uridylyltransferase encodes the protein MPELRKDYITDCWVVISTERAQRPSDFKKEPEVPTSKETCPFCPGREHMTPPEILAYRPGNTAPNTPQWWLRVVPNKFPALRIEGDVNHRIVQVFNKMNGVGAHEVIIESPEHDATIATMPLKQVEEIVNAYKDRYLDLKRDTRFKYMLIFKNHGRGSGASLSHPHSQLIATPMIPKHIMEELRDAYNYYSFTGGICIYDEIVSTELEEKVRIVLENEYFITLSPYAPRFPFELWILPKRHDPYFEDMDDTERRYFAMILQETLSRYHKLLDNPPYNFYIHTAPCDGKDYRFYHWHLEITPRLTNPAGFERGTGFYINPMPPEEAARFLREGK